In Bos taurus isolate L1 Dominette 01449 registration number 42190680 breed Hereford chromosome 9, ARS-UCD2.0, whole genome shotgun sequence, a single genomic region encodes these proteins:
- the OLIG3 gene encoding oligodendrocyte transcription factor 3 — MNSDSSSVSSRASSPDMDEMYLRDHHHRHHHHQESRLNSVSSTQGDIVQKMPGESLSRAGAKAAGESSKYKIKKQLSEQDLQQLRLKINGRERKRMHDLNLAMDGLREVMPYAHGPSVRKLSKIATLLLARNYILMLTSSLEEMKRLVGEIYGGHHSAFHCGTVGHSAGHPAHAANAVHPVHPILGGALSSGNASSPLSAASLPAIGTIRPPHSLLKAPSTPPALQLGSGFQHWAGLPCPCTICQMPPPPHLSALSTANMARLSAESKDLLK, encoded by the coding sequence ATGAATTCTGATTCAAGCTCTGTCTCCAGCAGAGCTTCATCTCCGGACATGGATGAGATGTATCTGAGGgaccaccaccaccgccatcaccaccaccaggaGAGCCGCCTCAACTCGGTCTCGTCCACGCAGGGCGACATAGTGCAGAAGATGCCAGGGGAAAGCCTCTCGCGGGCCGGCGCCAAGGCCGCGGGCGAGAGCAGCAAGTACAAAATCAAGAAGCAGCTGTCGGAGCAGGACCTCCAGCAGTTGAGACTGAAGATCAACGGACGCGAGCGCAAGCGGATGCACGACCTGAACCTAGCCATGGACGGGCTGCGCGAGGTCATGCCATACGCACACGGGCCCTCGGTGCGCAAACTCTCCAAGATCGCCACTCTCCTACTGGCCAGAAACTACATCCTCATGCTCACCAGCTCCTTGGAGGAGATGAAGAGGTTGGTTGGTGAGATCTATGGGGGCCACCACTCGGCCTTCCACTGCGGGACCGTGGGCCACTCGGCCGGCCACCCAGCGCACGCCGCCAACGCCGTGCACCCTGTGCATCCCATCCTGGGCGGCGCGCTCTCCTCTGGCAACGCCTCGTCCCCTCTGTCCGCTGCCTCGCTGCCCGCCATCGGCACCATCCGGCCTCCCCACTCGCTGCTCAAGGCGCCGTCCACGCCTCCCGCGCTGCAGCTGGGCAGCGGCTTCCAGCACTGGGCCGGGCTGCCCTGCCCCTGCACCATCTGCCAGatgccgccgccgccgcaccTGTCCGCTCTGTCCACCGCCAACATGGCCAGGCTGTCTGCCGAGTCCAAGGACTTGCTCAAGTGA